AACACGGGGCATACCGCATGAAACGTTTCATTACTACCCTTTTCGCCCTGTTACTGAGCGTTACCACCTTGAGCAGCCATGCCGAGGAAAAAGCCGCAGTAGCACCCACTTCTGGAGATAAAATGTCGACTATTCTGATTGAAACCACCAAAGGCAACATCAAAATCGAACTGGATGCCGCCGCTGCACCCAAAACGGTTGAAAACATTCTGGCTTATGTCAAAGAAGGTTTTTACGAAGGGACTATTTTCCACCGCGTCATCCCCGGCTTCATGGTGCAAGGCGGCGGCATGAACGAAACCATGCAAGAAAAAGCGGACAAGCGCCCACCTGTCAAAAACGAAGCCAACAATGGCTTGAAAAATGACCGTGGCACCGTGGCAATGGCGCGTACTAACGACCCGCATTCCGCTTCTTCACAATTTTTCATCAACGTCAGCAACAACGATTTCCTGAACTTCCGTTCTGAAACCGCACAAGGCTGGGGTTACGCGGTCTTTGGTAAAGTCGTCGAAGGCATGGACGTGGTAGACGCGATTGTTGGCGTAAAAACGGGCAATTTCGGCCCGCACGGTGACGTGCCAGTACAACCAATTCTGATGAATAAAGTTTCTATCGTCGAATAATTTTACCCCAAAACCTCCCCGTTGCTGGGGAGGTTTCCTACCCGCCTCGCACCTTGGCACGCTACTTGCTGTTAGTTTGACACTTTCATGACGCTTAGCAGACAAGCGAACGCACACAGCGCGTTCTGTGGTACAGTTTGTTTGCACTGCAACAAAAAGGATAACTGACCATGGTAGATAACGATTTCATCGCATCCCTCAAACGGGCACGTACTTACGGGCTGGGCGAATTTTTGGAAATCATTGGCGAACTGTCGCAAGAAAGCACCAAAAAAGGCATCTTGGATCGCAAGCACAAAGAGCTGATTACCCTAGGAATTGCGCTCGCGAAAGATTGCCATCGCTGCATCGCGATTCACACCGAAGCCGCCCTCAAACTCGGTGCCACCGATACTGAAATGCTGCAAGTCCGCCGCGTCGCACTGTATTCGCAAGCCAGCCCCGCACACCACGACACCGATCTTTGGAAAGCATGGGTTGATTCTTGGCGCGAATTTGCCCTTAGCAAAGGTTGCGTTGACCGCCGCTGCCGCGAACTGGTTGGCTTGGGCATCGCCTTGGTGCAACAAAACGCCCGCTTGATTGAGATGCACGTTAAAGCCGCACGCGAATTTGGCGCAAGCCCGGCAGAAATTTTCGAGGTTATGCCGATTGCATTGCTGATGGATGGCGCACCCGCGCTCTCGCAAATCCCGCAATTGGTTCACGCCATCGAGCAATCTGAACCCCTAACGGCATCTGCTTGAGCCAAGAGCAACACATTGATATGCCCAATGCGCAGTAATCCTTTATAATCGCCGCATTTCTGGAATAACCGGCGGTGATTCGCGGGAGCTTTTGCATTATGCCATTTTCAAACCAACCTTCTCTGGATGTTAGTCCAGAGCAACACCTGCCCATTCTTCAGGAGCGTTATGCGCTGCGGCGCTGCATGGCAGATACCGCACTGGGTAAGCTTTACTGGGCACAAGATCTTAAACACCAGCAAGGCAACGGCGAACAGACCAACGTATTAGCCTTCACACTGTTGCCCGCCTTAGCACAAGACCCGGTATTTGAACAAGTTTTTGGGCATGTGTTACCCGCGTATCAAAAACCTGTCCTTGGTATGCCGCACATTACCGACGATGGCAAAAGTAGCGATGGCACCCGCTGGCTGGTGATGCGCAATATTGGTGGCATGTTGTTATCCGAGCGTTTAACCGAGTTGGACGACCGGGGAATGCCCTTGCCTGAAGCGCTCGAATTACTCGATGGCCTCAGTCACCTGCTCGCCAGCCAACGTCCTAGCGGCGTGTTCGGGTACTTGGAACCGAACGCCATTCTGCTCAATGACAAATCGCCCTGCTTACTGACTGCGCCCGTCGCTGCCGCTTTGCGGATGAGCTACAACAATAATCCCAATGAGCGCACTCGCCAAACCCTGCATTCGGGTTACATCAGCCCAGAAGTGTTGCTCGGTGACACCCCCACCCCCGAAGATGACACGTTTTCAATCGCGTGTCTGGCATACCACCTCCTGCAAGGCAGCGCTCCTTTTGGCAAATACAGCACTTTAGAAGCCACCGTGCGTAACGCCGCGCCCAGCAGTATTCGCAAACTACGCCCTGACACTTGGGCAGCCCTGCAACAAGGGTTAAACCTGAAACGGGTCGCCCGGCAAAAAACCCCGACTGCACTGCTGAACACTTTGCAACGCAAGCAACAAAAAAAGCTCCTACTGCCACTCGCGGGGCTGGTGGCTGCCGGTGCCGTCGCTTTGACCACTTATCAACTGCTTTCCAGTTGGGGCAATCCGCCAGAAGAATCCGCCCCCCGCACCGCCGAACTAGAATTGACCCAGCCCACCACCAGCGGTACGCCCAGCGGTGCCACTGACAATGCCACACTGGTCGACGAAGCAAGTGTACCCACACCAACAGCGGCTGAACCCATCAAAGCGGAAACCGCTGCGGAAACTGAAACAACTACGCAAGCCAAACTCACCGCCACCAGCAAGTTGCGCAACCTACAAGCCCAAGCCGCAGACGCCATCCTCCAAGGCAAGCTGCTCAGTGATAACCCCGACAACCCCGCCGCGCTGGATTACTTGCGCCAAGCCATTGCGCTAGAACCCGACAACACCCAAACACAGACATTGTTAGCGCAACTCATTAATCAGCAACACGCCGAAGCCGAAACGTTGTTAAACACCCGCAAACTGGATGAAGCCAGTAAACTGCTGAATACTGCCGACCGCCTGATTACCGAATTCACGCTGGCTGACAGCCTAAAACGCCAAGTCAGCCTAGAATCTGCCCTCGGTCAAGCCCAGCGCCAACAAGCTTTAGCACCGGAACCCGAAATTCCCGATGCCAGTGCCACTCCCTCCCTCCCAGACACTGCCCCACAGGTTGCTGACACCGACAACTCAGACAATTTAGCACGCGCCCGCGAAGCCATTGACTACGGCAATTTAAGTCGTGGCGACGACCGCAGCGACAGCGCGATTGCCTATTTAAAGCCGCTATTGGAAAAAGATTCCAACCACGCCGACGCACTAACGCTATTGGACAAGGTTGTGGACGCCCAGCAGGAAGCCGCCAGCACGTATTTGCGCAAACGTGATACCGCAAAAGCCCGCACTGCACTGAACGATAGTCAAGACCTCATCAGCAAATACCAACTCGACAACCGGGTAGAATCACAAATTGCCTTGGAAAAACGTTACCGCGAAACCTTAGCGATGGGCGTCTTCACGCCTGACAATGAGCCGGAACCCCCCGCCGTTGCAGTCAAACCAGAAAAACCAGAAAAACCAGTCAAACCAGTCAAACCAGCAGCGCCAGTGACGGTTGCTACGCCCTCTCCACCTGCCCCCGCACAAGTTGCTCCGCCCGATCAAGAGCGCGAAAACCCAGAAGCCGCCGAAGCCGCCGCCGCTGCAAATGCCGCTCCCGTCGAAGTGCGCGTTTCCCCCGACGTTCCGGTACGCAGTGCCACCACCGAATTGCCGCCCGTGCAAATTGATCGCCCCGCTGTTGCCCCGCAACCGGCGCCAGCCCCTAGTGTTACATTTGAAGTACCGGCTACCGATGCTGATAACACTGACAATACGTTTATATTGGACGTGCCCAACCTCATCGAAGTCCCATTGGACACGATTAAGGACAGCCTGCCGCCCACCGACAGATAAACGCCGACACCGGGCGACCATCGTCCAGTGTTTCCACCGTATCCAACAGAATGTCGGTATGTGCAAACACCTGCGCCAGCTCCCCCGGTTTCAGCAAGAAATTGGGGTTGCGTGGGCTGCCGAATTTTTCTGAACCTTGCATAAAGGTTTGGTAAATCAGAATGCCGCCGGGTTTGAGCAAGCGCTTCAGCCAAGGAAATAACGGGCGGTGTAGGTAACGCGCCACAGTGATCAGCGCAAATTGCCCATCGGCAAACGCGCCGAACGGGTCTTGCCCGGTTTCCAAATCCCATTGCAGCGTGGTCACGGTGACGTGTTGGCTGCTTGCCAATTGCTGTGCGCGTTGCAATGCGCCGGGGATGTAGTCGATGCCGGTCATTTGCCAACCGTGCATCGCGAGGTAGACCATATCGCGCCCTGCCCCGCAGCCAATATCCAAACCTTGCCCCGGCTGAATTTGGTGAGTGGGCATGAATTCGCTGACGAAACGCGCCATCAAGGGTGCGGGTTGCCATAAGCGTTGCGATTGCGCACCGCTTTGCCATAAGCCAGCGGCTTGTAAGCTTGCCGCTAATGGCAATGTCCATTCGATTGCTTGCGCCACTTGATAGCCTTTGCTGGTGAGGAATGCGGATGCCTGTGGTAGCGCGTCGCCACTGGCGTACACAATTAAGAGTTCGCTGGTTTTGGGGAGTTCGTGCATTCGGGCGGGTAATTCCTCCACGGGAATGGAGCAGGCGTGAGCATGATGCCCCTGACAAAATTCTACAAAAGCACGGCAATCCACTCGTGCAACTGGCATTTCACTCATCACATTAATCCTCTGCTTTGTAATAGCACAATCCCCACACTCGTGGTCAGCAACGAACCCAAGGTTGTCAACGCCACCGTATTCGCCGCGAGTGTGGCATTGCCGCCCATCGCACGAGCCATCACGTAACTTGCTGCCGCTGTGGGTGCGGACGACATCAGCAACAGAATGCCCAAATCCATGCCGCGAAAGCCCCACCACCAGCCACCCAGCGTAAACAGCAACGGAATCGCCACCAACTTACTCAGACTCGCCAGCATCGTGTTGCTGAATTCTTGTTTCAGGGTATGAAAATCCAAGGATGCGCCGGTACACAGCAACGCCAACGGCAAGGTCATATCCGCCAAAGTTTCACCGGCTTTCATCACGACCGCAGGCGGGCGCACATCCCACCATGCAAACGGCAATGCCAACACAATCCCGATAATCAGGGGATTGGTGACAATATTGCGCAACATCCGCCCCACGCCTTGGTGCTTATGCAGGGAACGGCTCAAGGTAATCACCCCCAGAATATTGAACAAAATGCTCAAAATCCCCACGTATAACGACGCTGCCGCCAACGCCACCTCACCGTAAGCATTCACGCAATACGCCAGCCCGATAATCGCCATATTGGAACGAAAAATACCCTGCACCACCACGCCGCGATCTTCTGGCGGCTGCACCAAGGCTGTTACCGCCCATTCCGTCAACACGAACAATACGAGCATTGCCACCAAACCGTAGGCAATCAGCTCCAGATTCGTGGTGGCGCTGATCGAGGTTTTCGCGATACTCACAAACAACAAGGCAGGCAACGCCCAGGTAAACACCAAGCGCGAACCGACTTCGACGAAATTGTCATTCACCGCCCGCAGACGTGCCAGCCATGCGCCCAAGCCCAGCAATAAAAAGATCGGCCCCGTCACCGCGAAGGAAAACAGGACAGTGTTCCAAAACTCCAGCATGGCATCCCCGTGTACGTGTCATTTCTTGCTACACTATGATCGAACGATCTAACCTAAAGTAGCCATCGGAACGATACCATGCTGGCAATAAAAAATACCGCCGAAAACACTGCGTACATCACCGAACAGGATTATCTGGAAGGCGAGAAAACCGCCGAATTCCGCCATGAATACGTGGATGGACAGGTATACGCGATGGCGGGTACATCCATAAGGCACAATGATATTGCCTTAAATATAGCCTTTGCATTACGCGCTGCCACACGTGGCACACCCTGCAAGGTCAATGCTTCCGATGTCAAAGTGCGGGCGCAACGTTCCAAGGCGTATTACTACCCCGATGTGATCGTCGGTTGCCAACGCGATGAAGCCGATGAATATTATCTGGAAAAACCGTGTTTGATCGTGGAAGTCACCTCCAAATCCACGGAGTGGAAGGATTTCACCGAAAAGCTGATCGCTTACCAAAAGCTGGCATCGTTGCAGGTTTACCTGATCGTGGCGCAAGATCAGCCACAAGTGACGCTGTTTTACCGCGATGCAGAAGGCGCTTGGGATGTGGCACGGTTTGATTCATTGGAACAAACGATTACGCTGCCTTGCCCCGAAGCCAATCTGACCCTCGCGGACATTTACGAAGGCGTTGATTTCACCCAACCTGCTGAGGCGGATGCGTAACGCCAGCTAGAATGCGCCAAGGGCTTTCTTGAGGAGGATGTCTACGTGATTGGATCGGCGCATTATAAGTGGGTATTTTTCGTCAGCTTATGATAGAGTTTCGGGCAATTCGTCAAGCAATGACGACAACTCAACTTATGCCATACCAATCATAAAAACACGCAATCGACCCTATGCTGGTTTCAACGTGGCAGGGCGGTAGCGTGTCAGCGATGCGTAGGTGCTTTGGAAGCATCTCTTTATACACAAATCAGTCCTCCCCCAACTCACTAGCCATCTGAATCCCATAAATACAGTCCAGCACCCTTGAGTAGCCAAGCCAGATACTTTTAGCCCCCGGTTCGCCATCGCATTTTCTGCCCAAAAAGCCCCCCAGTTCCGCTAGATTGCGGATCACTTGATTGAGGGTAGGTATACCATCGGGTAGTGCTTTTTTGCCGAGCCGGAAAGATACTTTCCATTCCAGCGGGTCAAACACCAGATCAGCCGGAAGTTCTGGGCAGGTACGCCCCAACCGCATCAGAAACATAATTCGCCAGGCCACCATGATGTAGAGCGCGAGGGCTTTTTCGATGCGCTCTTTAGTGTCCAGTTGCAGTTTTTCGACGCGACAGCCGACTTTCAGGACATCAAAAAACATCTCGATTTCCCAACGCGCTCGATACCAGTCGATGAGTTCACAGGCAGCATCGGCGGTCTCTACACAACGGTTGGTGACTAAACGCCAAATGAGGGGCAATTTTCCGGCAGGTGGGTTGATTTCTTTGGCTTGAACCAAGGTCAATAGCATTGGATGCTTACTTTTGGGACGCAGGGTGTAACGTAACACCTTGATTTCTTGTACCACTTTGCGAGGCTTTTCACCCTGCTTGCGCGGTTTGGTAAAGGTGATACGAGTCAACGCCTGTTGTTGATCAATGGCGTCCCACAGTTTGAGGTCATCCCCCAAGGCGCGGTTATGTTGCGCCCGTATCAGCAGATCAGCCGGGTAATCCAAGGCTTGCGCCCGTTTGAGTAAGTCATAAAAGTCGCTTTCACGGTCGCCCGTATAGATGAGGCGGTGTTCAGGGCAGCGTGCCGCCAGTTCGGCTACCCGTTCATACCCTTCAATCCAGCGACGGCTTTCTTTGATGCTGGGGTTGGCAAGATCCGCCGCTTTGCTCAAGCCCCGTGACCACATCCACGTATCGGTGATCCCCAGTGGCAGACGGTCTGGGGTGATACACAAGGTCGGATGCAGGTACATCCCGCGTTGCTTATCGTAGGATAAACGCCCCAAACCCTCGGTTTCCTGCCCATTGAAGTCCAGTTCGGTCGTATCTTGAATACACAGGATAATCCGCGAATCTTGCTGACGGATTCGGCACTCGGTCGCTTCAAAGTGGGATGCCATCAAAGCGTCATGACTCACCGCCTCATTCCAGAAGAAACGGTACGTCGCCAAGGTGCTTGACCAACTTTGGCAAGCTTTCGGGATGCTCGATTGGGGGGCTTTGAGCATGGCGTTGAGGATATGGGCAGCGCGTGTTTCGAGACGCTTGTCTCCCAAATCAAGATCGGTGAGTTCGGTAGATGACCAGTTCATGGGTGAAAATTGCTTATCTTACATCAGCTTGGGGACTTGTGTATAAGGAGATGGCTTTGGAAGACAGCGACAGCAATCCCAGAATAGGCGGAAGGCTTTACGAACAGGATAGGCTGCGCGTGCTCACCGATTGAGCACAGGCTTCATATCCTGATATTCCAGAACGCCGCCTAATAAACTGTTAGCGTATAAATAGCGCTGACACACAGACTTGGAGATACAAGTACATATTGAAATGAATATCGAGATCTTGTTTGGGTTGGAAATCTTCGCTTCTATCTTTGGTTTTACCGCAATCACTATGGAGGTGCTTATGAAAAACTCAATCGCTTTTTTTACTAATATATTTGCATGTGTTTGGTGTGGAATTGCGTTCCTGCGGAGTCTCTGGCGAGAAAAAATCCCAACCCAAATAAGAGATTAATATTCATTAATTTATGCTGCTTACCAAGAGAGAACGCAGAGGGTTCGATTCCCTCTCTCCGCACCATTTATTATCCTATCGAAGATTAAGATTGAAAGTGATTGCTTTGTTTCAACGAAGGATAAGCTCCTTAAAATATAATACAAAACAAATATCTAAAAAATATCTGCTTTATACTGGATGAAAATATGATTAATATCTATAAAGTAACATCTGCAATAATCGGAACAACAAAAAATGGTTATCAGATATATAAAATTCAATTAAATAACTCATTTTGGGCAACTAAACTATTGCCATTACGTAAGAATGATAAAAAATATAATACACTTTATAACCTGTATATTGAAAACAATAAAAGCTTAGACTTTCTAATTAACAAGCATGTCTCTATATCACTACATAAAACAGAATATGGCATTGAGTTTAGTTCGATAGATTCATTTGATGCTTTAAAGGATTTTGAAAAAGAACTAGATATTTCGTCAGGCAATGTTTTTGCAACCAAGTTACCGATTTATGATTTCTTATATAAAAAAGGACGACCTATTGAAAATGATAAATCAATAAAAATTTCCAGTAGATATGGTGATATGCGAATTTCAAAAGCAGATAGAGTTAATATTTGTTATCCATATAATGATGAGCAAGATTGCCTAAAATTAAATAATATAAATTTAATTTTTGATAAGTTTTACAAAGATGTTTCCTTATCAGCCCATAGTACTAATGGTGATAAATCATATTATAAAGTTAATTTAGAAAAAGTCGGCATTGTAAGAATGGATAATCATTACAAGTTAAGCTATAAGATGACAGCAAGTGGTGACAGAGATGAATGGATTCCAGTCGTTATTAAAAAAATAGGTGATAAACTTTCAGAAGAACAGATAGATTATTTGAAAAATAACCATTGCGTTCAGTTAAGTCAAGATAAATTAGTCACTGCCCCCCCTACTTTTGACGATCTTTAAATTTTAAAAAATGTAAGATTATATATAAATCGATTTGCTAACGAAATTCTCGACGACGGACGCGGTGACAGCTCGCGATGCTGCCCAATCTACTCCCCGCCGCGCCCGTCAGATTTGACGTTGGCTTAAGAACAATTTTCCTCAAAAGGATGATTATGGAGACGAAGACTTGCCTAAGATGCGGTAGCTCGATGGAGAAGGGTTGGATTATTGATTACGTTGGGCTTACCTCATTAGACATGAGGCAGACTATGTGGGTGGAGGGAAGTCCCGTGAGGGAGAAAGGTATTTTTAATCTCCCGTGCAACAGTGTCTCGGCACAACGAGGCAAGAAGCACATATCTGTTGATTCGTTTCGATGCACCAACTGCGGGTATCTCGAATTGTATGCGATCTAAATTCAATCAGATTAGTGATTGCCGATCGTTCACTGTACGCTGATGCGTGACAGATTGTGCCTAATTTAGGCTTTGTTTTTGCCGTGCATCATTCAACAACCGTGCCACTATTCACCTGCTGATAATGTGCTAACAAGACATTCGATGACGGACGCGGTGACAGCCCGCGCTGCCGACCATTCGC
The DNA window shown above is from Candidatus Thiothrix sulfatifontis and carries:
- a CDS encoding peptidyl-prolyl cis-trans isomerase, coding for MSTILIETTKGNIKIELDAAAAPKTVENILAYVKEGFYEGTIFHRVIPGFMVQGGGMNETMQEKADKRPPVKNEANNGLKNDRGTVAMARTNDPHSASSQFFINVSNNDFLNFRSETAQGWGYAVFGKVVEGMDVVDAIVGVKTGNFGPHGDVPVQPILMNKVSIVE
- a CDS encoding carboxymuconolactone decarboxylase family protein, translating into MVDNDFIASLKRARTYGLGEFLEIIGELSQESTKKGILDRKHKELITLGIALAKDCHRCIAIHTEAALKLGATDTEMLQVRRVALYSQASPAHHDTDLWKAWVDSWREFALSKGCVDRRCRELVGLGIALVQQNARLIEMHVKAAREFGASPAEIFEVMPIALLMDGAPALSQIPQLVHAIEQSEPLTASA
- a CDS encoding methyltransferase domain-containing protein, with product MSEMPVARVDCRAFVEFCQGHHAHACSIPVEELPARMHELPKTSELLIVYASGDALPQASAFLTSKGYQVAQAIEWTLPLAASLQAAGLWQSGAQSQRLWQPAPLMARFVSEFMPTHQIQPGQGLDIGCGAGRDMVYLAMHGWQMTGIDYIPGALQRAQQLASSQHVTVTTLQWDLETGQDPFGAFADGQFALITVARYLHRPLFPWLKRLLKPGGILIYQTFMQGSEKFGSPRNPNFLLKPGELAQVFAHTDILLDTVETLDDGRPVSAFICRWAAGCP
- a CDS encoding AEC family transporter, with amino-acid sequence MLEFWNTVLFSFAVTGPIFLLLGLGAWLARLRAVNDNFVEVGSRLVFTWALPALLFVSIAKTSISATTNLELIAYGLVAMLVLFVLTEWAVTALVQPPEDRGVVVQGIFRSNMAIIGLAYCVNAYGEVALAAASLYVGILSILFNILGVITLSRSLHKHQGVGRMLRNIVTNPLIIGIVLALPFAWWDVRPPAVVMKAGETLADMTLPLALLCTGASLDFHTLKQEFSNTMLASLSKLVAIPLLFTLGGWWWGFRGMDLGILLLMSSAPTAAASYVMARAMGGNATLAANTVALTTLGSLLTTSVGIVLLQSRGLM
- a CDS encoding Uma2 family endonuclease, with translation MLAIKNTAENTAYITEQDYLEGEKTAEFRHEYVDGQVYAMAGTSIRHNDIALNIAFALRAATRGTPCKVNASDVKVRAQRSKAYYYPDVIVGCQRDEADEYYLEKPCLIVEVTSKSTEWKDFTEKLIAYQKLASLQVYLIVAQDQPQVTLFYRDAEGAWDVARFDSLEQTITLPCPEANLTLADIYEGVDFTQPAEADA
- a CDS encoding IS4 family transposase, which gives rise to MNWSSTELTDLDLGDKRLETRAAHILNAMLKAPQSSIPKACQSWSSTLATYRFFWNEAVSHDALMASHFEATECRIRQQDSRIILCIQDTTELDFNGQETEGLGRLSYDKQRGMYLHPTLCITPDRLPLGITDTWMWSRGLSKAADLANPSIKESRRWIEGYERVAELAARCPEHRLIYTGDRESDFYDLLKRAQALDYPADLLIRAQHNRALGDDLKLWDAIDQQQALTRITFTKPRKQGEKPRKVVQEIKVLRYTLRPKSKHPMLLTLVQAKEINPPAGKLPLIWRLVTNRCVETADAACELIDWYRARWEIEMFFDVLKVGCRVEKLQLDTKERIEKALALYIMVAWRIMFLMRLGRTCPELPADLVFDPLEWKVSFRLGKKALPDGIPTLNQVIRNLAELGGFLGRKCDGEPGAKSIWLGYSRVLDCIYGIQMASELGED